In a single window of the Xylanimonas protaetiae genome:
- a CDS encoding glycosyltransferase, with protein MSVIVVVPTFNEGPNVAELVRRLAAALPEHASVLFVDDSTDDTPHVIESVAQKSSMVVRLLHRDRPEGGLSGAVVEGLRAAEVAGARWAVVMDGDLQHPPELVPALLARGDADAADVVVASRYTGSGDAGGLDGWKRRLVSKASGLLARSMFPVRLRNVTDPMTGFFAVRTGRVDLGTLQPRGFKILLELLARTRLAVVEEPFVFGERFAGESKASFSNGLRYVQQLWALRFGRLSPFALIGALGAVLNLAILAGLQALGWHYLTAVIASNLLTIATNFLLQERFVFGDLRGEAGSSAWRRFTQSFAFNGTEALVRTLLLWWIVERAVPHPELVQAALILIAFLLRFVFHAQVVYRPRRTAPQPTFDDVAPLRGLVPDGDDE; from the coding sequence GTGTCCGTCATCGTCGTCGTGCCGACGTTCAACGAAGGGCCGAATGTCGCCGAGCTGGTGCGCCGGTTGGCTGCCGCTCTGCCTGAGCACGCCTCGGTGCTGTTCGTCGACGACTCGACGGACGACACCCCCCACGTGATCGAGAGCGTCGCCCAGAAGTCTTCGATGGTCGTACGGCTCCTGCACCGGGACCGACCGGAGGGTGGCCTCAGCGGTGCCGTCGTCGAGGGCCTGCGGGCCGCGGAAGTCGCAGGCGCCCGCTGGGCCGTGGTCATGGACGGCGACCTGCAGCATCCGCCTGAGCTCGTCCCGGCTCTCCTCGCGCGCGGGGACGCGGATGCCGCGGACGTGGTCGTGGCCTCGCGCTACACCGGGTCGGGAGACGCAGGCGGCCTCGACGGCTGGAAGCGAAGGCTTGTCTCGAAGGCGTCCGGCCTGCTGGCACGCTCGATGTTCCCCGTGCGGCTGCGCAACGTGACGGATCCCATGACGGGGTTCTTCGCCGTCCGTACCGGCCGGGTCGACCTCGGCACGCTCCAGCCACGCGGCTTCAAGATCCTCCTGGAGCTTCTGGCCCGGACAAGGCTCGCCGTCGTCGAGGAGCCCTTTGTCTTCGGCGAGCGTTTCGCAGGCGAGTCGAAGGCTTCGTTCTCGAACGGCTTGCGCTATGTGCAGCAGCTCTGGGCGCTGCGCTTCGGACGGCTGTCGCCGTTCGCCCTCATCGGCGCGCTCGGTGCGGTGCTCAACCTGGCGATCCTCGCAGGGCTGCAAGCGCTGGGCTGGCACTACCTGACGGCTGTGATCGCCTCCAACCTGCTCACGATCGCCACGAACTTCCTGCTCCAGGAGCGCTTCGTCTTCGGCGACCTGCGCGGGGAGGCGGGTTCGAGCGCCTGGCGCCGCTTCACCCAGTCGTTCGCGTTCAACGGCACCGAGGCGCTGGTCCGCACCTTGCTCCTGTGGTGGATCGTCGAGCGGGCGGTGCCGCACCCCGAGCTGGTTCAGGCCGCGCTGATCCTCATCGCCTTCCTCCTTCGGTTCGTGTTTCACGCCCAGGTCGTCTACCGACCCCGACGCACGGCGCCTCAGCCCACGTTCGACGACGTGGCTCCCCTCAGGGGCCTCGTGCCCGACGGCGACGACGAGTAG
- a CDS encoding TetR/AcrR family transcriptional regulator, with amino-acid sequence MTASQRREQLVAVSRGLFAEKGFDGTSVEEIAARAEVSKPVVYEHFGGKEGIYAVVVDREVQALTGALIGSLAETAHPKVLVERASLALLEYIETNEDGFRILVRDSPVAQATGTFSSLIGDVATQVQHLLEAQFRQNGLDPRTAPLYAQMLVGMIALTGQYWLDARSPKKAEVAAHLVNLAWNGLKGMEKKPELTKPRPPRP; translated from the coding sequence ATGACGGCGAGCCAGCGGCGCGAGCAGCTCGTGGCCGTGAGCCGGGGCCTGTTCGCGGAGAAGGGGTTCGACGGCACGAGCGTCGAGGAGATCGCGGCGCGCGCCGAGGTGTCCAAGCCGGTGGTGTACGAGCACTTCGGGGGCAAGGAGGGCATCTACGCCGTCGTCGTCGACCGGGAGGTGCAGGCGCTGACGGGCGCGCTCATCGGGTCGCTGGCCGAGACCGCGCACCCCAAGGTGCTCGTCGAGCGGGCGTCCCTCGCCCTGCTGGAGTACATCGAGACGAACGAGGACGGGTTCCGCATCCTGGTGCGCGACTCCCCCGTCGCGCAGGCGACGGGCACGTTCTCCTCCCTGATCGGCGACGTGGCCACGCAGGTGCAGCACCTGCTCGAGGCGCAGTTCCGCCAGAACGGGCTCGACCCGCGCACGGCGCCGCTCTACGCGCAGATGCTCGTCGGCATGATCGCCCTGACGGGGCAGTACTGGCTCGACGCCCGGTCGCCGAAGAAGGCCGAGGTGGCCGCGCACCTGGTCAACCTGGCCTGGAACGGGCTCAAGGGCATGGAGAAGAAGCCCGAGCTGACCAAGCCGCGGCCGCCCCGCCCCTGA
- a CDS encoding ribose-phosphate diphosphokinase: MNTSIHGTGDRELVLAAGRAHPELADAVARELGIKLLPVSAYDFANSETYVRFGESIRGTDIFLLQSHTQPVNQWLMEQLLMVDAAKRASARTITAVVPFYAYARQDKKSRGREPISARLVADLLRTAGADRIMSVDLHTPQIQGFFDGPVDHLWAMPVLTDYVRTRVDLENVAVVSPDAGRIRVAEQWAAKLGGCPLAFVHKTRDVTQPNKSHANRVVGDVAGKECVLVDDLIDTGGTIAEAVKVTLDAGAKSVIVAATHGVLSPPAAQRLHECGATEVVITDTLPIEPAKRFAELTVLSIAPYLARAIREVFDDGSVTSLFDGNS, translated from the coding sequence ATGAACACCTCGATCCACGGCACGGGTGACCGCGAGCTCGTCCTGGCCGCGGGCCGCGCCCACCCGGAGCTGGCCGACGCCGTCGCGCGCGAGCTGGGCATCAAGCTGCTGCCCGTGTCCGCGTACGACTTCGCCAACTCCGAGACGTACGTGCGGTTCGGGGAGTCGATCCGCGGCACCGACATCTTCCTGCTCCAGTCGCACACGCAGCCGGTCAACCAGTGGCTCATGGAGCAGCTGCTCATGGTCGACGCCGCGAAGCGCGCCTCGGCCCGCACCATCACCGCCGTCGTGCCGTTCTACGCGTACGCGCGCCAGGACAAGAAGAGCCGAGGCCGCGAGCCGATCTCGGCCCGCCTCGTCGCCGACCTGCTGCGCACCGCCGGCGCCGACCGCATCATGAGCGTCGACCTGCACACCCCGCAGATCCAGGGCTTCTTCGACGGCCCCGTCGACCACCTGTGGGCCATGCCCGTGCTCACCGACTACGTCCGCACGCGCGTCGACCTCGAGAACGTCGCCGTCGTCTCGCCCGACGCCGGCCGCATCCGCGTCGCCGAGCAGTGGGCCGCCAAGCTCGGCGGGTGCCCGCTCGCGTTCGTGCACAAGACGCGCGACGTCACACAGCCCAACAAGTCGCACGCCAACCGCGTGGTCGGCGACGTCGCGGGCAAGGAGTGCGTGCTCGTCGACGACCTCATCGACACCGGCGGCACCATCGCCGAGGCCGTCAAGGTCACGCTCGACGCCGGCGCGAAGTCCGTCATCGTCGCGGCGACGCACGGCGTGCTCTCGCCGCCCGCCGCCCAGCGCCTGCACGAGTGCGGCGCCACCGAGGTGGTCATCACCGACACGCTCCCCATCGAGCCCGCCAAGCGGTTCGCCGAGCTCACGGTGCTGTCGATCGCCCCCTACCTGGCCCGCGCGATCCGCGAGGTGTTCGACGACGGCTCGGTCACGAGCCTGTTCGACGGCAACAGCTGA
- the pth gene encoding aminoacyl-tRNA hydrolase, with product MTDSPWLIVGLGNPGAQYAGNRHNVGQMVLDLLAERAGVRYSRHARAQAVVGEGRLGTLPGGRPGPRVVLAKPTTYMNTSGGPIATLAKYYGVEADHVVVVHDEVDIPFDTVKLKIGGGEGGHNGLRDTSKALGTRDYVRVRVGVGRPPGRMDTADHVLRDFSGTEKKDLPILVDDAADAVEMVLTDGLLAAQGRFHAPSER from the coding sequence ATGACCGACTCGCCCTGGCTGATCGTCGGGCTCGGCAACCCCGGCGCGCAGTACGCCGGCAACCGGCACAACGTCGGGCAGATGGTGCTCGACCTGCTCGCCGAGCGGGCCGGCGTCCGCTACTCGCGGCACGCGCGCGCGCAGGCCGTCGTCGGCGAGGGGCGGCTCGGCACGCTGCCCGGCGGCCGGCCCGGACCCCGCGTCGTGCTCGCGAAGCCGACGACGTACATGAACACCTCGGGCGGGCCCATCGCCACCCTCGCGAAGTACTACGGCGTCGAGGCCGACCACGTCGTCGTCGTGCACGACGAGGTCGACATCCCCTTCGACACCGTCAAGCTCAAGATCGGCGGCGGCGAGGGCGGCCACAACGGCCTGCGCGACACGAGCAAGGCGCTCGGCACGCGCGACTACGTGCGGGTCCGGGTCGGCGTGGGTCGCCCGCCGGGGCGCATGGACACCGCGGACCACGTGCTGCGCGACTTCTCCGGCACCGAGAAGAAGGACCTGCCGATCCTCGTCGACGACGCGGCCGACGCCGTCGAGATGGTGCTCACCGACGGGCTGCTCGCCGCCCAGGGCAGGTTCCACGCGCCCTCGGAGCGTTAG
- a CDS encoding DUF4190 domain-containing protein, with product MSSDPFGTAPSDQPTPPEPSAPGEPGPVPGPQPYDPAAAGQAPYPPYGQTPPYGQPPYGQPYGDPAAQHAYGPYPQQQPYPYAQPGYAQPGYPQGPGTDGLAIGAMISGIAGLSFLPLVASVAAIVLGIMSLGRIRASGQEGRGMAIAGIVMGAIGVALLLVAIIVVIIALTYAGAAHVELGRPV from the coding sequence ATGAGCAGCGACCCGTTCGGCACCGCCCCGTCCGACCAGCCGACGCCCCCGGAGCCCTCGGCGCCGGGGGAACCCGGGCCAGTTCCCGGCCCGCAGCCGTACGACCCGGCTGCGGCCGGGCAGGCGCCGTACCCGCCCTACGGCCAGACGCCGCCCTACGGCCAGCCGCCGTACGGGCAGCCCTACGGCGACCCCGCCGCGCAGCACGCCTACGGCCCGTACCCTCAGCAGCAGCCGTACCCCTACGCGCAGCCGGGGTACGCGCAGCCCGGGTACCCGCAGGGGCCGGGCACCGACGGGCTCGCGATCGGCGCGATGATCAGCGGCATCGCCGGGCTCAGCTTCCTGCCCCTGGTCGCCTCCGTCGCCGCCATCGTGCTCGGCATCATGAGCCTGGGGCGGATCCGCGCGAGCGGGCAGGAAGGCCGCGGCATGGCGATCGCAGGCATCGTGATGGGCGCGATCGGGGTCGCGCTCCTGCTCGTGGCGATCATCGTCGTCATCATCGCCCTCACCTACGCGGGCGCGGCGCACGTGGAGCTCGGGCGGCCGGTCTAG
- a CDS encoding 50S ribosomal protein L25/general stress protein Ctc — MAEIKLVAEARSDFGKGAARRLRREGQIPAVLYGHGSDPVHVALPGHQTSLALRQANALFSVELDGKAQLAVVKDVQRDAIGTVIEHIDLLIVKKGEKISVDVPVHITGESAPGTIHIVEAQTLSVEAEATHLPAAIEVSIEGLEAGAVVTAADIALPTGVSLLTDGEHVVTTVTEPRGEAAAAEGEVEASAEAAAE, encoded by the coding sequence ATGGCTGAGATCAAGCTCGTCGCCGAGGCCCGTTCCGACTTCGGCAAGGGCGCCGCCCGCCGCCTGCGCCGCGAGGGCCAGATCCCCGCGGTCCTCTACGGCCACGGCTCGGACCCGGTCCACGTCGCCCTGCCGGGTCACCAGACGTCGCTGGCCCTGCGCCAGGCGAACGCCCTGTTCTCGGTCGAGCTCGACGGCAAGGCCCAGCTCGCCGTGGTCAAGGACGTCCAGCGCGACGCCATCGGCACCGTCATCGAGCACATCGACCTGCTCATCGTGAAGAAGGGCGAGAAGATCTCGGTCGACGTGCCCGTGCACATCACCGGCGAGTCGGCCCCCGGCACCATCCACATCGTCGAGGCGCAGACCCTGTCGGTCGAGGCCGAGGCCACGCACCTGCCCGCCGCCATCGAGGTCTCCATCGAGGGCCTCGAGGCCGGTGCCGTCGTCACCGCCGCCGACATCGCGCTCCCCACGGGCGTCTCGCTGCTCACGGACGGCGAGCACGTCGTCACCACCGTGACCGAGCCGCGCGGCGAGGCCGCCGCCGCGGAGGGCGAGGTCGAGGCGTCCGCCGAGGCCGCCGCCGAGTGA
- a CDS encoding GDP-mannose 4,6-dehydratase encodes MPRAFITGITGQDGLYLSELLLRKGYEVFGLLRGQNNPKAQLVREAVPGVRLLTGDLADLSSLLRALRAAQPDEIYNLGAISYVAYSWENADLTTDVTGKGVLNMLEAARLYAGDDLSRVRFYQASSSEMFGKVQEVPQRETTLLWPRSPYGVAKVYGHYMTINYRESYGLHASSGILFNHESPRRGPEFVTRKVSQAVARIALGLQDELVLGNLEAKRDWGFAGDYVDAMWRMLQQPEGDEYVVATGQTHSIRDLLDVAFGYVGIDDWSSLVSQDEQFMRPAEVDLLLGDATKARERLGWTPTVAFPDLVAMMIEYDLAEQRKLAGL; translated from the coding sequence ATGCCCCGAGCCTTCATCACCGGGATCACCGGACAAGACGGCCTCTACCTGAGCGAGCTGCTGCTGCGCAAGGGCTACGAGGTGTTCGGGCTCTTGCGTGGCCAGAACAACCCCAAGGCGCAGCTCGTCCGTGAGGCGGTTCCGGGCGTCAGGCTCCTCACCGGTGACCTTGCCGACCTGTCGAGCCTGCTGCGCGCGTTGCGCGCGGCGCAGCCGGACGAGATCTACAACCTGGGAGCGATCTCGTACGTCGCGTACTCCTGGGAGAACGCGGACCTCACGACGGACGTCACCGGCAAGGGCGTGCTCAACATGCTCGAGGCGGCGCGCCTGTACGCGGGCGACGACCTGTCCCGTGTCCGCTTCTACCAGGCGTCGAGCTCCGAGATGTTTGGCAAGGTGCAGGAAGTACCGCAGCGTGAGACGACGCTCCTGTGGCCTCGCTCGCCGTACGGGGTGGCGAAGGTCTACGGCCACTACATGACGATCAACTACCGCGAGTCGTACGGACTGCACGCCTCCAGCGGCATCCTCTTCAACCACGAGTCGCCGCGGCGCGGGCCCGAGTTCGTCACGCGCAAGGTGAGCCAGGCCGTCGCGCGGATCGCGCTGGGTCTGCAGGACGAGCTCGTGCTGGGCAACCTCGAGGCGAAGCGCGACTGGGGCTTCGCCGGCGACTACGTGGACGCGATGTGGCGGATGCTCCAGCAGCCGGAGGGTGACGAGTATGTCGTGGCCACGGGCCAGACCCACTCGATCCGCGACCTGCTGGACGTGGCGTTCGGGTACGTGGGCATCGACGACTGGTCCTCCCTCGTGTCCCAGGACGAGCAGTTCATGCGCCCCGCGGAGGTCGACCTGCTCCTCGGGGACGCGACCAAGGCGCGCGAGCGGTTGGGGTGGACGCCGACCGTCGCGTTTCCCGACCTCGTCGCGATGATGATCGAGTACGACCTCGCCGAGCAGCGCAAGCTCGCCGGGCTGTAG
- a CDS encoding glycosyltransferase has product MAKAFPGSAMYTTLYDPDGTHPEFADVELRPGPLDKVRMLRHNHRLALPLLAPAVDAQRVQGDVLLAGSSGWAHGYRGARRTVVYCYAPARWLYQPDRYLGGASGQVPRGLRTRATATALGLLSPSLRAWDERAAGRADRYLVVSTEIQRAVRQVYGIDAEVLSPPPACLPGGPETAIDGVAPGFLLCVARLLPYKNVDVVIEAAGLLGRRLVVVGGGPDRSRLEALAAAKAPGLVTLAGRIDDAQVRWAYRNASVLVAASFEDFGLTPLEAGAFGAPTAALRAGGFLDSVVEGVNGTFFDRPVAADVAGAVESVLGRPWDADVLRSHVDRFGEDRFVERLRDIVAAELGAGSGTTGVLT; this is encoded by the coding sequence ATGGCCAAGGCGTTTCCCGGGTCGGCCATGTACACCACGCTGTACGACCCCGACGGCACACATCCTGAGTTCGCGGACGTCGAGCTGCGTCCTGGCCCTCTTGACAAGGTCCGGATGCTGCGCCACAACCACCGCCTGGCGCTGCCCCTGCTGGCACCCGCCGTCGATGCCCAGCGCGTGCAGGGCGACGTGCTGCTGGCAGGGTCGAGCGGTTGGGCGCACGGGTATCGGGGCGCTCGTCGGACCGTTGTCTACTGCTATGCGCCGGCACGGTGGCTCTACCAGCCGGACCGCTACCTGGGCGGCGCCTCTGGCCAGGTGCCGCGCGGTCTGCGTACGCGCGCGACGGCCACCGCGCTGGGCCTGCTGAGCCCGTCGCTGCGGGCGTGGGACGAACGCGCCGCAGGGCGTGCTGACCGGTATCTGGTGGTCTCCACCGAGATCCAGCGCGCCGTCCGGCAGGTGTACGGCATCGACGCCGAGGTCCTGAGCCCGCCACCCGCCTGCCTCCCGGGCGGACCGGAGACTGCCATCGACGGGGTGGCGCCGGGGTTCCTGCTCTGCGTCGCACGGCTGCTGCCGTACAAGAACGTCGACGTCGTGATCGAGGCGGCCGGACTGCTCGGCCGCCGGCTCGTCGTGGTGGGTGGTGGCCCGGACCGCAGCCGTCTCGAAGCGCTGGCGGCGGCCAAGGCCCCGGGGCTGGTCACGCTCGCCGGCAGGATCGACGACGCCCAGGTGCGTTGGGCCTACCGCAACGCGTCCGTTCTCGTGGCCGCCTCGTTCGAGGACTTCGGCCTGACGCCGCTCGAGGCGGGGGCGTTCGGCGCTCCCACGGCGGCGCTGCGCGCAGGCGGCTTCCTCGACTCCGTCGTCGAAGGGGTGAACGGGACGTTCTTCGACCGGCCCGTGGCGGCCGACGTCGCCGGTGCGGTGGAGTCCGTGCTCGGGCGGCCCTGGGACGCCGACGTGCTGCGCTCGCACGTGGACCGGTTCGGAGAGGACCGCTTCGTCGAGCGCCTTCGGGATATCGTCGCTGCAGAGCTCGGCGCGGGTTCTGGGACGACGGGGGTACTGACATGA
- a CDS encoding ABC transporter ATP-binding protein: protein MTALELENLTKSYGERKALDGATFRVGAGEIFGFVGSNGAGKTTTMRIVLGVLAADAGDVRWDGRPITLDDRRRIGYMPEERGLYPKMRVRDQLEYLARLHGLTTAGARAAAARWAETLGVAERLGDEVQKLSLGNQQRVQLAAALVHEPEILVLDEPFSGLDPVAVDVMSGVLRERSAAGVPVIFSSHQLELVERLCDRVGIIKSGRMVATGSIADLRHTDRPRWEVVGPTDPGWLAALPGARVLSRDGDRTVIETLDGDGQDVLRAALAAGAVHEFGPSRPSLTDLFRHVVATEETSR from the coding sequence GTGACCGCACTCGAGCTCGAGAACCTCACCAAGTCCTACGGGGAGCGGAAAGCCCTCGACGGCGCCACCTTCCGCGTCGGCGCCGGGGAGATCTTCGGCTTCGTCGGCTCCAACGGCGCCGGCAAGACGACGACGATGCGCATCGTGCTCGGCGTGCTCGCGGCCGACGCCGGCGACGTGCGCTGGGACGGCCGCCCCATCACGCTCGACGACCGCCGCCGCATCGGGTACATGCCCGAGGAGCGCGGCCTGTACCCGAAGATGCGCGTGCGCGACCAGCTCGAGTACCTGGCCCGCCTGCACGGCCTGACCACCGCGGGGGCCCGCGCGGCGGCGGCCCGCTGGGCGGAGACGCTCGGCGTGGCCGAGCGGCTGGGCGACGAGGTGCAGAAGCTCTCGCTCGGCAACCAGCAGCGCGTCCAGCTCGCCGCGGCGCTCGTGCACGAGCCCGAGATCCTCGTGCTCGACGAGCCGTTCTCCGGCCTGGACCCCGTGGCCGTCGACGTCATGTCCGGCGTGCTGCGCGAGCGGTCGGCCGCCGGAGTGCCCGTCATCTTCTCGTCGCACCAGCTCGAGCTCGTCGAGCGGCTGTGCGACCGCGTCGGCATCATCAAGTCGGGCCGCATGGTCGCGACCGGCTCCATCGCGGACCTGCGTCATACCGACCGGCCGCGCTGGGAGGTGGTCGGCCCGACCGACCCGGGGTGGCTCGCCGCCCTGCCGGGGGCCCGGGTCCTGTCGCGCGACGGCGACCGGACCGTCATCGAGACCCTCGACGGCGACGGGCAGGACGTGCTGCGCGCGGCACTCGCCGCGGGCGCCGTCCACGAGTTCGGCCCGTCCCGCCCGTCCCTGACCGACCTGTTCCGCCACGTCGTCGCGACCGAGGAGACCTCCCGATGA
- a CDS encoding GDP-mannose 4,6-dehydratase — translation MTRVLITGVTGQDGSYLAERLVAEGHEVHGVVLPSEVDVPLAEGVERHVADLAEIGAVGAVVSRARPDAVYNLAGISSVALSWREPELTARVTGGVVAELLAAVREVEEGTGREVRFLQASSAEIFGAPETWPQTEATPVAPVTPYGAAKAFAHHLVQVFRGTGMHASNVILYNHESPRRPTTFVTRKITSNVARIAVRGTGTLALGNLAAVRDWGWAPDYVDAMVRALEHDLPGDYVVATGESRTVGDFVRTSFEHVGIQDWESHVVVDTRLLRAADAPTLVGDATRAHDVLGWKPMVAFEDLVCRMVDADLERVRAEHRG, via the coding sequence GTGACGCGCGTCCTCATCACTGGTGTCACAGGCCAGGACGGCTCGTACCTGGCTGAGCGCCTCGTGGCCGAAGGCCATGAGGTCCATGGTGTCGTGCTGCCGTCAGAGGTTGACGTGCCGCTCGCCGAGGGCGTCGAGCGGCACGTCGCGGACCTGGCCGAGATCGGTGCGGTCGGTGCGGTCGTGAGCCGTGCGCGGCCGGACGCCGTGTACAACCTGGCGGGGATCAGCTCGGTGGCGCTGTCCTGGCGCGAGCCCGAGCTGACGGCGCGGGTCACGGGTGGTGTCGTGGCCGAGCTGCTCGCCGCGGTCCGCGAGGTCGAGGAGGGCACGGGCCGGGAGGTGCGCTTCCTGCAGGCGTCCAGCGCCGAGATCTTCGGCGCCCCGGAGACCTGGCCGCAGACGGAGGCCACGCCGGTCGCACCCGTGACGCCGTACGGTGCGGCGAAGGCGTTCGCCCATCACCTTGTCCAGGTCTTCCGCGGCACAGGGATGCACGCCTCGAACGTGATCCTCTACAACCACGAGTCACCGCGCCGTCCGACCACGTTCGTGACCCGCAAGATCACGAGCAACGTCGCCCGCATCGCCGTCCGGGGAACAGGAACGCTCGCGCTGGGCAACCTCGCCGCCGTGCGCGACTGGGGCTGGGCACCCGACTACGTCGACGCGATGGTCCGAGCACTGGAGCACGACCTGCCAGGGGACTACGTCGTCGCCACGGGCGAGTCGCGCACGGTCGGCGACTTCGTGCGAACATCCTTCGAGCACGTCGGGATCCAGGACTGGGAGAGCCACGTGGTCGTCGATACCCGCCTCCTTCGTGCGGCGGATGCACCCACGCTCGTCGGCGACGCGACACGTGCCCATGATGTGCTGGGCTGGAAGCCCATGGTGGCGTTCGAGGACCTGGTGTGCCGGATGGTCGACGCCGACCTCGAACGAGTGCGCGCCGAGCATCGCGGCTGA
- the glmU gene encoding bifunctional UDP-N-acetylglucosamine diphosphorylase/glucosamine-1-phosphate N-acetyltransferase GlmU — MKSALPKVLHAVGGRSLLGHAMVAGRELAPAHLAVVVRHGRDLVAAEVARLDAAAVVVDQDDVPGTGRAAQVGLEGLDAIAGEVEGAVVVTASDVPLLDGATLGQLVAAHREDGNAVTILTTVVADATGYGRIVREDGTGDVLAIVEHKDATDAQREIREINTSIFVFDADVLRRGLRSVTQDNAQGEMYLTDVVAFARGEGRTVRAVITDDPMTVEGTNDRLALSVLGAELNRRTLEQWMLDGVTIVDPATTWIDVDVELAPDVTILPGTQLHGATKVGTGATIGPDTTLTDVEVGEGATVTRTHGSLAVIEAGATVGPFSYLRPGTVLGAKGKIGAFVEVKNSQIGAGSKVPHLSYVGDATIGEGTNLGAATIVANYDGVAKHRSVIGSHVRTGSDTVLVAPITVGDGAYTAAGSVITQDVPPGALGVGRAHQHNSPGWVSRKRAGTAADEASAAADAGASAAAAAGAPPAGTPQNATTDDAASEGHSH, encoded by the coding sequence ATGAAGTCGGCGCTCCCCAAGGTGCTGCACGCCGTCGGCGGGCGCTCGCTGCTCGGGCACGCCATGGTCGCCGGGCGCGAGCTCGCCCCGGCGCACCTCGCCGTCGTCGTGCGGCACGGGCGCGACCTGGTCGCGGCCGAGGTGGCGCGGCTCGACGCCGCGGCGGTCGTGGTGGACCAGGACGACGTGCCGGGCACCGGCCGGGCCGCGCAGGTGGGCCTCGAGGGCCTCGACGCGATCGCGGGGGAGGTCGAGGGCGCCGTCGTCGTCACCGCCTCCGACGTGCCGCTGCTCGACGGCGCGACGCTCGGCCAGCTCGTGGCCGCGCACCGCGAGGACGGCAACGCCGTCACGATCCTCACCACCGTCGTCGCCGACGCGACCGGCTACGGGCGCATCGTGCGCGAGGACGGCACGGGCGACGTGCTCGCCATCGTCGAGCACAAGGACGCCACCGACGCGCAGCGCGAGATCCGCGAGATCAACACGTCGATCTTCGTGTTCGACGCCGACGTGCTGCGCCGCGGGCTGCGGTCGGTCACGCAGGACAACGCGCAGGGCGAGATGTACCTCACCGACGTCGTCGCGTTCGCGCGCGGCGAGGGCCGCACGGTCCGCGCCGTCATCACGGACGACCCCATGACGGTCGAGGGCACCAACGACCGCCTCGCGCTGTCGGTGCTGGGTGCCGAGCTCAACCGCCGCACGCTGGAGCAGTGGATGCTCGACGGCGTCACGATCGTCGACCCGGCCACCACGTGGATCGACGTCGACGTCGAGCTCGCCCCGGACGTGACGATCCTGCCCGGCACGCAGCTGCACGGCGCCACCAAGGTCGGGACCGGCGCGACGATCGGCCCGGACACCACGCTGACCGACGTCGAGGTGGGCGAGGGCGCGACGGTGACCCGCACGCACGGCTCGCTCGCCGTGATCGAGGCGGGCGCGACCGTGGGCCCGTTCTCCTACCTGCGCCCCGGCACGGTGCTCGGGGCCAAGGGCAAGATCGGCGCGTTCGTCGAGGTCAAGAACTCCCAGATCGGCGCCGGCTCGAAGGTGCCCCACCTGTCCTACGTGGGCGACGCCACCATCGGCGAGGGCACCAACCTGGGCGCCGCGACGATCGTCGCGAACTACGACGGCGTGGCCAAGCACCGCTCGGTCATCGGCTCGCACGTGCGCACCGGCTCGGACACCGTGCTGGTGGCCCCGATCACGGTCGGCGACGGCGCCTACACCGCCGCCGGGTCCGTCATCACGCAAGACGTGCCCCCCGGCGCGCTCGGCGTCGGGCGCGCCCACCAGCACAACTCGCCGGGCTGGGTGAGCCGCAAGCGGGCCGGCACCGCCGCCGACGAGGCGTCGGCGGCCGCCGACGCGGGTGCATCAGCGGCTGCCGCCGCCGGTGCACCGCCGGCCGGGACGCCGCAGAATGCCACCACCGACGACGCCGCGAGCGAAGGGCACAGCCACTGA